One region of Termitidicoccus mucosus genomic DNA includes:
- the leuC gene encoding 3-isopropylmalate dehydratase large subunit — MPKSLFQKVWDAHTVRQLANGQTQLLIGTHLIHEVTSPQAFGMLRDLKLPVLMPHRTFATVDHIVPTDQLVEPYADPLAQAMMDELRKNCAANGITFFDRATGKQGIVHIVGPEQGITQPGTTIACGDSHTSTHGAFGAVAFGIGTTQIRDILATQTMALSPLKVRRIEVNGKLCPGVYAKDVILHIIRTLGVNGGTGYAYEYAGTTFDAFTMEERMTVCNMSIEGGARVGYVNPDETTFKYLEGRPYAPKGAAWDAAVARWKSFASDPGCHYDDVVVINAADIAPTVTWGINPGQGISINENIPDPAKAAASDEKASIEEALAYMKLQPGAPIKGTAINVAFLGSCTNGRLSDFQEVAKFVKGKKVAPGVKAIAVPGSQGVGKICESLGIDKVLTEAGFEWRGAGCSMCLAMNPDKLVGDQICASSSNRNFKGRQGSITGRTILMSPLMVAAAAITGKVSDVREIFAVKN, encoded by the coding sequence ATGCCAAAATCATTATTCCAAAAAGTCTGGGACGCCCACACCGTCCGCCAGCTGGCCAACGGCCAGACTCAACTGCTCATCGGCACGCACCTCATCCACGAGGTGACGAGCCCGCAGGCCTTCGGCATGCTGCGCGACTTGAAACTCCCAGTGCTCATGCCGCATCGCACCTTCGCGACGGTTGACCACATCGTGCCCACCGACCAGCTCGTCGAGCCCTATGCCGACCCGCTCGCGCAGGCCATGATGGACGAGCTCCGCAAGAATTGCGCAGCGAACGGCATCACCTTCTTCGACCGCGCGACCGGCAAGCAGGGCATCGTGCACATCGTCGGCCCCGAGCAGGGCATCACGCAGCCCGGCACCACCATCGCCTGCGGCGACTCGCATACCTCGACGCACGGCGCGTTCGGCGCGGTCGCCTTCGGCATCGGCACCACGCAGATCCGCGACATCCTCGCCACGCAGACCATGGCGCTCTCGCCGCTCAAGGTCCGCCGCATCGAGGTCAACGGCAAGCTCTGCCCCGGCGTTTACGCCAAGGACGTCATCCTGCACATCATCCGCACGCTCGGCGTCAACGGCGGCACCGGCTACGCCTACGAGTACGCCGGCACGACCTTCGACGCCTTCACCATGGAGGAGCGCATGACCGTGTGCAACATGTCCATCGAGGGCGGCGCGCGCGTCGGCTACGTCAATCCCGACGAGACCACCTTCAAGTATCTCGAAGGCCGCCCCTACGCGCCCAAGGGCGCCGCGTGGGACGCCGCCGTCGCCCGCTGGAAATCCTTCGCCTCCGACCCCGGCTGCCACTACGACGACGTCGTGGTCATCAACGCCGCCGACATCGCCCCGACCGTCACGTGGGGCATCAATCCCGGCCAGGGCATTTCCATCAACGAAAACATTCCCGATCCCGCGAAGGCCGCGGCGTCCGACGAGAAAGCCTCCATCGAGGAGGCGCTCGCCTACATGAAACTCCAGCCCGGCGCGCCCATCAAGGGCACCGCCATCAACGTCGCCTTCCTCGGCTCCTGCACCAACGGACGCCTCTCCGATTTCCAGGAGGTGGCGAAGTTCGTGAAGGGCAAAAAAGTCGCGCCCGGCGTGAAAGCCATCGCCGTGCCCGGCTCGCAGGGCGTCGGCAAAATCTGCGAATCGCTCGGCATCGACAAGGTCCTCACCGAGGCCGGCTTCGAATGGCGCGGCGCGGGCTGCTCGATGTGCCTCGCGATGAACCCCGACAAACTCGTCGGCGACCAGATCTGTGCCAGTTCCTCGAACCGCAACTTCAAGGGCCGCCAGGGTAGCATCACGGGCCGGACGATATTGATGAGCCCGCTCATGGTCGCCGCCGCCGCCATCACCGGCAAAGTCAGCGACGTGCGCGAAATATTCGCGGTCAAAAACTAA
- the leuD gene encoding 3-isopropylmalate dehydratase small subunit: MALAKITQIAGRGVYVPGNDIDTDRIIPARFMKCVTFDGLGEYLFFDVRHTPDGKPVVPAHPIDRPEHKGATILLSGANFGCGSSREHAPQAIHKAGFRAVIAENFAEIFFGNSTTLGIPCVNAKREDIAKVAAAIAANPQLEITVDVEKLEVRFGDQKIPVTQRESARDALVHGRWDAIGELMEGREAVLALREKLPYLAA; this comes from the coding sequence ATGGCTCTCGCAAAAATCACCCAGATCGCCGGCCGCGGCGTTTACGTCCCCGGCAACGACATCGACACCGACCGCATCATCCCGGCCCGCTTCATGAAGTGCGTCACCTTCGACGGACTCGGCGAATACCTTTTCTTCGACGTGCGCCACACGCCCGACGGAAAACCCGTCGTCCCGGCGCACCCGATTGACCGCCCCGAGCACAAGGGCGCGACGATTCTCCTCTCCGGCGCGAACTTCGGCTGCGGCAGCTCGCGCGAGCACGCCCCGCAGGCCATCCACAAGGCGGGCTTCCGCGCCGTCATCGCGGAAAACTTCGCCGAGATTTTCTTCGGCAACAGCACCACGCTCGGCATTCCCTGCGTGAACGCGAAACGCGAGGACATCGCCAAGGTCGCCGCCGCCATCGCCGCCAACCCGCAACTCGAAATCACGGTGGACGTGGAAAAACTCGAAGTCCGCTTCGGCGACCAGAAGATTCCCGTTACGCAACGCGAAAGCGCCCGCGATGCGCTGGTGCACGGCCGCTGGGACGCCATCGGCGAGCTCATGGAAGGCCGCGAGGCCGTCCTCGCCCTCCGCGAAAAGCTGCCCTACTTGGCGGCTTGA
- a CDS encoding class I SAM-dependent methyltransferase, whose amino-acid sequence MPWDANTYDEGRRRLVPCFDAFYGTVAELVARTAPAHPSMLDLGAGTGIVSAQVTARVRPGGLTLQDGSEAMLAQARKRFADFAPAPRFVVSDFRDAPPPGEFDVVMSALAIHHLEDADKRALFARVHAALAPGGLFVNAEQVLAPDGWQQSLYSFLHYDTARRLGSSEAEIAASRERMKNDRCATVADQLAWLRECGFVHVGEFFHSFRFSVYAGWKAPGPPPIGADE is encoded by the coding sequence ATGCCTTGGGATGCCAACACCTACGACGAGGGCCGCCGCCGCCTCGTGCCTTGCTTCGATGCCTTCTACGGCACCGTGGCGGAGCTCGTGGCGCGCACCGCGCCCGCGCATCCGAGCATGCTCGATCTCGGCGCGGGCACGGGCATCGTCTCGGCCCAGGTGACGGCGCGCGTGCGCCCGGGTGGGCTGACGCTCCAGGACGGCTCCGAGGCGATGCTGGCGCAGGCGCGGAAACGCTTCGCGGATTTCGCGCCCGCGCCGCGTTTCGTGGTCTCCGATTTTCGCGACGCGCCGCCGCCGGGCGAGTTCGACGTCGTCATGTCGGCGCTGGCGATCCACCATCTGGAGGACGCGGACAAGCGCGCCCTTTTCGCCCGCGTCCATGCCGCGCTCGCGCCGGGCGGCCTCTTCGTCAACGCCGAGCAGGTGCTCGCGCCGGACGGGTGGCAGCAGTCGTTGTATTCGTTTCTCCACTACGACACCGCGCGGCGGCTCGGCAGTTCCGAGGCGGAAATCGCGGCGTCGCGCGAACGCATGAAAAACGACCGCTGCGCCACGGTAGCCGACCAGCTCGCGTGGCTGCGGGAGTGCGGCTTCGTCCATGTCGGCGAGTTTTTCCACTCGTTCCGCTTTTCGGTTTACGCGGGCTGGAAGGCCCCCGGGCCGCCGCCGATCGGCGCGGACGAATGA
- the ilvB gene encoding biosynthetic-type acetolactate synthase large subunit, which translates to MNGADCVVECLVRENVDVIFAYPGGASLELHQALARTKDIRVVLPRHEQGGAFAAEGYARASGKVGVCMATSGPGATNLVSAIADAFMDSIPLVAITGQVYSKYIGKSAFQETDFFGMTLPIVKHSYLVLDAADLPRVFKEAFHLARSGRPGPVVIDIPKDVQQAAVTPVFPAATSFRNPLISLRQTATDGQLQHILSLVSAARKPVLYVGGGVISAEAHKELRAFAEKTGIPVATTLMGVGAFPENHPLSMRWFGMHGSAAGNWAVDESDLLLAFGARFDDRITGDTNRFAPHAQIVHLDIDAAEHNKNKRVHYPVCADLKDALARLNKLIVAKKFTAPDTGDWLPRIAEWKKQHPFSYGESQHILPQEAIHALYELTKGEAIIATGVGQHQMWAAQFYTFDEPRRLISSLGLGAMGFGYPAALGAKVACPDRQVIDIDGDGSFMMNIQELAMAKIENIAAKAMILNNQHLGMVTQWEDRFYQSVRGQTILGDADNIGGPHNIPGLYPDFAQIAAGFGVKGRRVIKKAELREAIQEMLDHDGPYLLDVVVPHSEHVLPMIPAGKSVKEMILS; encoded by the coding sequence ATGAACGGCGCCGATTGTGTCGTGGAGTGCCTTGTCAGGGAGAACGTCGATGTCATTTTCGCCTATCCCGGCGGCGCCTCGCTCGAACTGCACCAGGCGCTCGCCCGCACGAAAGACATCCGCGTCGTCCTCCCGCGCCATGAGCAGGGCGGCGCGTTCGCCGCCGAGGGCTACGCGCGCGCCTCCGGCAAGGTCGGCGTGTGCATGGCCACCAGCGGCCCCGGCGCGACCAACCTGGTCTCCGCCATCGCCGACGCGTTCATGGATTCCATCCCGCTCGTCGCCATCACCGGGCAGGTGTATTCGAAATACATCGGCAAGAGCGCGTTTCAGGAGACCGATTTCTTCGGCATGACGCTGCCCATCGTGAAGCACTCCTACCTCGTGCTCGACGCCGCCGACCTGCCGCGCGTCTTCAAAGAGGCGTTTCACCTCGCGCGTAGCGGACGCCCCGGCCCGGTCGTCATCGACATCCCGAAGGACGTGCAGCAGGCCGCCGTCACGCCGGTGTTTCCCGCCGCCACGTCGTTCCGCAACCCGCTCATCAGCCTCCGGCAGACCGCCACCGACGGGCAGCTCCAGCACATCCTCTCGCTCGTCTCCGCCGCGCGCAAACCCGTGCTCTACGTCGGCGGCGGCGTCATCTCCGCCGAGGCGCACAAGGAACTCCGCGCCTTTGCCGAAAAGACCGGCATTCCCGTCGCCACCACGCTCATGGGCGTGGGCGCGTTCCCCGAAAATCATCCGCTCTCCATGCGCTGGTTCGGCATGCACGGCTCCGCCGCCGGCAACTGGGCCGTCGATGAATCCGACCTGCTTCTCGCCTTCGGCGCGCGTTTCGACGACCGCATCACCGGCGACACCAACCGCTTCGCGCCGCACGCGCAAATCGTCCACCTCGACATCGACGCCGCCGAGCACAACAAAAACAAACGCGTCCATTATCCCGTCTGCGCCGACCTCAAGGACGCCCTCGCGCGCCTGAACAAGCTCATCGTCGCGAAAAAGTTCACCGCCCCAGACACCGGCGACTGGCTCCCGCGCATCGCCGAGTGGAAAAAGCAGCACCCCTTCAGTTACGGCGAAAGCCAGCACATCCTTCCGCAGGAGGCCATCCACGCGCTCTACGAACTCACCAAGGGCGAGGCCATCATCGCAACCGGCGTCGGCCAGCACCAGATGTGGGCCGCGCAATTCTACACCTTTGACGAGCCGCGCCGCCTCATCAGTTCGCTCGGCCTTGGCGCGATGGGCTTTGGTTATCCCGCCGCGCTCGGCGCGAAAGTCGCCTGTCCCGACCGCCAGGTCATCGACATCGACGGCGACGGCTCGTTCATGATGAACATTCAGGAGCTCGCCATGGCGAAGATAGAAAACATTGCCGCGAAGGCCATGATCCTGAACAACCAGCACCTCGGCATGGTGACGCAGTGGGAGGATCGTTTTTATCAAAGCGTGCGCGGCCAGACCATCCTGGGCGACGCCGACAACATCGGGGGACCTCACAACATCCCCGGTCTCTATCCTGACTTCGCGCAAATCGCCGCGGGTTTTGGCGTGAAAGGCCGCCGCGTGATCAAGAAGGCCGAGTTGCGCGAAGCCATTCAGGAGATGCTTGACCACGATGGCCCGTATCTTCTCGACGTGGTCGTCCCGCACAGCGAGCACGTGCTCCCGATGATTCCCGCCGGGAAATCAGTGAAGGAAATGATCCTGTCGTAA
- a CDS encoding LysR family transcriptional regulator yields the protein MPNKYQFPYELRHLVYFLEVANQLHFRRAAESLSVAQPALSRQIAQLEKALGAPLFLRTKRRVELTPAGRAFARRIEPVLRSLAIAGGELGALIRGESGHVRIAFTGLAMATVLPGIVREFGRRYPGIRLELNESPTSAQLAALHAGELGCGFFHPDATAPAGLRTHMLLRERNGILLPAGHPLARRAMLKLRDLADTPLVLFPRSNNPGFYDRVLAACARGGMTPRIAEEIWPRVNSIGLVRAGVGATFITPSEARDLPADVVFRPLTGHAPESRLVLGWKPAPAPDAALAAFLSVATGGAQVKA from the coding sequence ATGCCGAACAAGTATCAGTTCCCCTACGAACTGCGCCACCTCGTTTATTTTCTGGAGGTGGCCAACCAGCTTCATTTCCGCCGCGCCGCCGAGTCGCTGTCCGTCGCGCAGCCCGCGCTCAGCCGCCAGATTGCGCAGCTCGAAAAGGCCCTCGGTGCCCCGCTTTTTCTCCGCACAAAGCGCCGCGTCGAGCTCACGCCCGCCGGGCGGGCCTTTGCCCGCCGCATCGAGCCGGTGCTGCGCTCGCTCGCCATCGCGGGCGGCGAACTCGGCGCGCTCATCCGCGGCGAGTCGGGCCACGTGCGCATCGCGTTCACCGGGCTGGCCATGGCAACCGTGCTGCCCGGCATCGTGCGCGAGTTCGGGCGGCGCTACCCGGGCATCCGACTGGAGTTGAACGAGTCGCCGACCTCCGCCCAGCTCGCCGCGCTCCATGCCGGCGAGCTCGGCTGCGGTTTTTTCCACCCCGACGCCACCGCGCCCGCCGGCCTGCGCACGCACATGCTGCTGCGCGAGCGCAACGGCATCCTGCTCCCCGCCGGCCATCCCCTCGCGCGCCGCGCCATGCTCAAGCTCCGCGACCTGGCCGACACGCCGCTGGTGCTTTTCCCGCGCAGCAACAACCCCGGTTTCTACGACCGCGTGCTCGCCGCGTGCGCGCGGGGCGGGATGACGCCGCGCATCGCCGAGGAGATCTGGCCGCGCGTCAACAGCATCGGCCTCGTGCGCGCGGGCGTGGGCGCGACCTTCATCACGCCGTCCGAGGCGCGCGACTTGCCGGCCGACGTGGTGTTTCGCCCGCTCACCGGCCACGCGCCGGAAAGCCGTCTCGTTCTCGGCTGGAAACCCGCGCCCGCGCCGGACGCGGCGCTGGCGGCGTTTTTGTCCGTGGCGACGGGCGGCGCGCAAGTCAAGGCATGA